One segment of Coffea arabica cultivar ET-39 chromosome 7c, Coffea Arabica ET-39 HiFi, whole genome shotgun sequence DNA contains the following:
- the LOC113702183 gene encoding F-box/kelch-repeat protein SKIP6-like isoform X2 has product MTTTTSGGQPPQPSAEPQLIPDLPDDVSINCLSRIPRYYYPKLSLVSRSWRSAITSSALFTTRSLLHTTQTSLYLNLRVNYSFHWFNRWEQGPRMKVGREFAAAGVVDGKIYVLGGCVVDSWARSVNWAEVFDPDTGLWAPVPSPIEVREKWMHASAVVEGRVYAMADRGGVVYDVGLGKWGNVSKRLDLGWRGRAAVVRGVLYCYDYLGKIRGYDVEEDVWKELRGVGKGLPRFLCGATMVNFDGRLCVVWEGKGSGKEVEIMCADIEVWKDGDGMLSGRILWSDVILTVPNGAAIVHCMAAEF; this is encoded by the exons ATGACCACCACCACCAGTGGCGGCCAGCCGCCACAACCATCGGCCGAACCCCAGCTGATCCCAGACCTCCCAGATGACGTGTCCATCAACTGCCTATCAAGAATCCCCAGATACTATTACCCTAAGCTCTCTCTTGTCTCAAGATCATGGCGCTCCGCCATAACCTCCTCTGCACTCTTCACCACCCGGTCCCTCCTCCATACCACCCAAACCTCTCTCTACCTCAACCTCCGCGTCAACTACTCCTTCCACTG GTTTAATAGGTGGGAGCAAGGCCCAAGAATGAAGGTGGGACGGGAGTTCGCTGCGGCCGGGGTTGTTGATGGGAAGATTTATGTTCTAGGTGGTTGTGTTGTGGATAGCTGGGCACGGTCTGTGAACTGGGCCGAGGTTTTTGACCCGGATACTGGGTTGTGGGCCCCGGTGCCGAGCCCTATTGAGGTGAGGGAGAAGTGGATGCACGCGAGCGCGGTGGTGGAGGGGAGAGTTTATGCAATGGCGGATAGAGGTGGGGTGGTGTATGATGTTGGGCTGGGGAAGTGGGGAAACGTGTCAAAAAGGCTTGATTTGGGGTGGAGGGGGCGGGCTGCGGTGGTTCGGGGAGTGTTGTATTGTTATGATTATTTAGGGAAGATCAGAGGGTACGATGTGGAGGAAGATGTTTGGAAGGAGTTGAGGGGTGTAGGGAAAGGGTTGCCTAGGTTTTTATGTGGTGCGACGATGGTGAATTTCGATGGAAGGTTGTGTGTAGTTTGGGAGGGGAAGGGGAGCGGGAAGGAGGTGGAGATAATGTGTGCGGATATTGAAGTTTGGAAGGATGGGGATGGAATGTTGAGCGGAAGGATTTTATGGTCTGACGTGATTCTCACAGTTCCTAATGGAGCTGCGATTGTACATTGTATGGCAGCTGAGTTCTGA
- the LOC113702183 gene encoding F-box/kelch-repeat protein SKIP6-like isoform X1: MTTTTSGGQPPQPSAEPQLIPDLPDDVSINCLSRIPRYYYPKLSLVSRSWRSAITSSALFTTRSLLHTTQTSLYLNLRVNYSFHWYTLLSNCHSRKIPQKPIFPLPRIPCQPVGPAFAVLGPKIYVIGGSINDIPLNSMWVYDCRFNRWEQGPRMKVGREFAAAGVVDGKIYVLGGCVVDSWARSVNWAEVFDPDTGLWAPVPSPIEVREKWMHASAVVEGRVYAMADRGGVVYDVGLGKWGNVSKRLDLGWRGRAAVVRGVLYCYDYLGKIRGYDVEEDVWKELRGVGKGLPRFLCGATMVNFDGRLCVVWEGKGSGKEVEIMCADIEVWKDGDGMLSGRILWSDVILTVPNGAAIVHCMAAEF, encoded by the coding sequence ATGACCACCACCACCAGTGGCGGCCAGCCGCCACAACCATCGGCCGAACCCCAGCTGATCCCAGACCTCCCAGATGACGTGTCCATCAACTGCCTATCAAGAATCCCCAGATACTATTACCCTAAGCTCTCTCTTGTCTCAAGATCATGGCGCTCCGCCATAACCTCCTCTGCACTCTTCACCACCCGGTCCCTCCTCCATACCACCCAAACCTCTCTCTACCTCAACCTCCGCGTCAACTACTCCTTCCACTGGTACACTCTCCTCTCTAATTGCCATAGCAGAAAAATCCCACAAAAacccatttttccccttccccgcATCCCGTGTCAGCCCGTAGGACCTGCGTTCGCCGTCCTAGGCCCGAAAATATACGTAATTGGGGGGTCTATTAACGACATTCCGTTAAATTCGATGTGGGTTTATGATTGTAGGTTTAATAGGTGGGAGCAAGGCCCAAGAATGAAGGTGGGACGGGAGTTCGCTGCGGCCGGGGTTGTTGATGGGAAGATTTATGTTCTAGGTGGTTGTGTTGTGGATAGCTGGGCACGGTCTGTGAACTGGGCCGAGGTTTTTGACCCGGATACTGGGTTGTGGGCCCCGGTGCCGAGCCCTATTGAGGTGAGGGAGAAGTGGATGCACGCGAGCGCGGTGGTGGAGGGGAGAGTTTATGCAATGGCGGATAGAGGTGGGGTGGTGTATGATGTTGGGCTGGGGAAGTGGGGAAACGTGTCAAAAAGGCTTGATTTGGGGTGGAGGGGGCGGGCTGCGGTGGTTCGGGGAGTGTTGTATTGTTATGATTATTTAGGGAAGATCAGAGGGTACGATGTGGAGGAAGATGTTTGGAAGGAGTTGAGGGGTGTAGGGAAAGGGTTGCCTAGGTTTTTATGTGGTGCGACGATGGTGAATTTCGATGGAAGGTTGTGTGTAGTTTGGGAGGGGAAGGGGAGCGGGAAGGAGGTGGAGATAATGTGTGCGGATATTGAAGTTTGGAAGGATGGGGATGGAATGTTGAGCGGAAGGATTTTATGGTCTGACGTGATTCTCACAGTTCCTAATGGAGCTGCGATTGTACATTGTATGGCAGCTGAGTTCTGA